A single Dehalococcoidia bacterium DNA region contains:
- a CDS encoding response regulator, translated as MAAVPTKRTMLVVDDEAAVRDVIARTFRKRGYEVLLASCGDEAITMAREEKFDAYLLDIRMPGMDGLELLTEIRHLCPDAMAIILTAQDGEQNHLKAKTIELGAFAFLNKPCSLKDVEDTIERAYQQMPAAPPKRSLLLVDDEAIIREVANRGLTKRGYDVVTASCGEEAIECAKRREFDAYVLDIRMPRMNGLEVLRIIKSMYPNAIVIMLTAVIDSEMRTECTAIDLGAFAYLNKPCGAKEIDDALKRAFDAESDAWERV; from the coding sequence GTGGCTGCAGTTCCGACAAAAAGGACCATGCTGGTTGTAGATGATGAGGCTGCGGTGCGGGACGTCATCGCCCGAACCTTTAGAAAGCGAGGGTATGAAGTGCTGTTGGCATCATGCGGCGATGAAGCCATAACTATGGCCAGAGAAGAAAAATTCGATGCGTATCTCTTAGATATCAGAATGCCGGGAATGGACGGATTGGAACTGCTGACTGAGATCAGGCATCTGTGTCCTGACGCGATGGCGATCATACTGACCGCGCAGGATGGTGAGCAAAACCATTTGAAGGCAAAGACGATTGAACTGGGGGCCTTTGCCTTTTTGAACAAGCCGTGTTCGCTGAAAGATGTGGAGGATACCATAGAGAGAGCCTATCAGCAAATGCCAGCGGCTCCACCCAAGAGGTCGCTCCTGCTGGTTGACGATGAGGCTATAATTCGGGAGGTTGCCAATCGAGGTCTGACAAAGCGAGGCTATGATGTGGTCACCGCGTCATGCGGCGAAGAGGCAATCGAATGCGCCAAACGCCGGGAGTTTGATGCCTATGTTCTGGATATCCGAATGCCCCGGATGAACGGATTGGAAGTCCTGCGCATCATCAAAAGCATGTATCCCAACGCCATCGTGATCATGTTGACGGCTGTGATTGACAGCGAGATGCGGACGGAATGTACAGCGATTGATCTCGGAGCCTTCGCTTACTTGAACAAACCCTGCGGCGCCAAAGAGATCGATGATGCCTTGAAGCGAGCCTTTGACGCCGAGTCCGATGCGTGGGAACGCGTATAG
- a CDS encoding response regulator, which produces MRDRDTSTGSILVVDDEKSIREIMTRSLTREGFDVVAVGNGFDALERISQSHFDLLFLDILMPEISGLDVLSIMHTQHPDIPVVMLTAVSDIESQNKAFRHEAFAYLMKPFKAANVVEMAKRLIGSLRADECAASEGSEF; this is translated from the coding sequence ATGAGAGACAGAGACACGAGTACCGGGTCAATCCTCGTGGTCGATGACGAGAAATCGATTCGGGAGATAATGACTCGGTCGTTAACGAGGGAGGGATTTGACGTTGTCGCAGTGGGAAATGGGTTTGATGCCCTGGAGAGAATATCCCAAAGCCATTTCGACCTTTTGTTTCTGGATATTCTCATGCCGGAGATATCCGGGCTGGATGTGTTGTCGATCATGCATACCCAGCATCCCGATATTCCTGTCGTGATGCTGACTGCCGTGTCGGATATCGAGTCGCAGAACAAAGCCTTCAGGCACGAGGCATTCGCTTATCTGATGAAACCCTTCAAAGCGGCCAACGTTGTTGAAATGGCAAAGAGGCTCATCGGCAGCCTGAGAGCTGATGAGTGTGCGGCATCTGAGGGAAGTGAGTTCTGA